Proteins encoded by one window of Elaeis guineensis isolate ETL-2024a chromosome 12, EG11, whole genome shotgun sequence:
- the LOC105055632 gene encoding probable xyloglucan endotransglucosylase/hydrolase protein 32, with the protein MALLLLPSLLLLSLHGGNAQPSPGYYPSHRFRPLRFYHGFNNLWGPQHQYVSRDQSTVTIWLDRNSGSGFKSNRPFRNGYFSTSIQLQRGYTAGVITAFYLSNNEAHPGFHDEVDMEFLGTMPGKPYTLQTNVYIRGSGDGRIIGREMKFHLWFDPTAGFHNYAILWSSREIIFFVDDVPIRRYPRKSEYTFPLRPMWLYGSIWDASSWATDDGKYKADYRYQPFVARFTRFIVRGCTAYASPRCRPVRSSPFGVGLSSRQTLAMRWAQKHYMVYNYCWDPKRDHSLTPECWS; encoded by the exons ATggctctcctcctcctcccatcACTTCTCCTCCTCTCGCTTCATGGGGGCAATGCTCAGCCATCCCCTGGATACTACCCAAGCCACAGGTTTAGGCCTCTGAGGTTTTATCATGGGTTCAACAATCTTTGGGGTCCTCAGCATCAGTATGTCTCCAGAGACCAGTCCACAGTGACCATCTGGCTCGATAGGAACTCAG GAAGTGGATTTAAGTCAAATCGCCCATTTCGGAACGGATATTTTAGCACTTCAATCCAGCTCCAGCGTGGCTACACTGCAGGAGTGATCACTGCCTTCTAC CTTTCAAACAATGAAGCGCACCCGGGGTTCCATGACGAAGTGGACATGGAGTTCCTGGGGACGATGCCCGGCAAGCCATATACCTTGCAGACTAATGTGTACATCAGGGGGAGTGGGGATGGGAGGATCATTGGTAGGGAGATGAAGTTTCATTTGTGGTTCGATCCCACCGCCGGATTCCACAACTATGCCATACTTTGGAGTTCAAGAGAGATCAT ATTCTTTGTAGATGATGTACCAATTCGCCGGTACCCAAGAAAGAGTGAGTACACATTCCCTCTACGGCCCATGTGGTTGTACGGCTCCATCTGGGACGCATCTTCCTGGGCCACCGACGACGGCAAATACAAAGCCGACTATCGCTATCAGCCGTTCGTCGCAAGGTTCACGCGGTTCATCGTCCGTGGTTGCACTGCCTACGCCTCGCCCCGATGCCGCCCGGTGCGCTCCTCACCGTTCGGCGTCGGGCTCAGCTCACGGCAGACCCTGGCCATGCGGTGGGCCCAGAAGCACTACATGGTCTACAACTACTGCTGGGATCCCAAGAGGGACCACTCCCTGACGCCTGAGTGTTGGAGCTGA